From the genome of Flavobacterium luteolum, one region includes:
- a CDS encoding ankyrin repeat domain-containing protein, whose protein sequence is MQTQNQIENFLFQGKFDEARECLNNGEKFNEQYLKNNFSQIAGKIIDAKEIDFIEKLIKAGFIETDIYELDSFDQSIFKSLSLYLKDDEESIAFFKEFMSKMDNINDEISDKTLLGYFLEKGVSPKIVQVLVDDFGANTQYKNNADENFIHAVLNVYGLDPEKVKEYIAILTNSGVDINEKNIVGTTPLLCAVKRNRKELIPFLLENGADPNETDNLNNTAFYYAVAEQFSFDMYDALTSISSPNFNIVNKDGRTLFTSFISSASGSASDISFIERLLSDGADVNFCAQYYGQPKSGIDFIVEKKSDILKSVLENVSLDINEQDNQGNTILHKVCAYNVNYDAEMAKETYRKVKLLLDQGADISITNDKDETALMLASGDNLKIKTVELLMKQ, encoded by the coding sequence ATGCAAACACAAAACCAGATTGAAAATTTCCTTTTTCAGGGAAAATTTGACGAGGCCAGAGAATGCCTAAATAACGGAGAAAAATTTAACGAACAATATCTAAAAAACAATTTTTCGCAGATTGCTGGTAAAATCATTGATGCCAAAGAAATTGATTTTATAGAAAAATTAATAAAAGCCGGATTTATTGAAACTGATATTTACGAATTGGACAGTTTTGATCAATCTATTTTCAAATCTTTAAGTTTATATTTAAAAGATGATGAAGAGTCAATTGCTTTTTTCAAGGAATTTATGTCGAAAATGGATAACATCAACGATGAAATAAGCGATAAAACCCTTCTTGGTTATTTTCTTGAAAAAGGTGTTTCGCCAAAAATAGTTCAAGTTTTAGTTGATGATTTTGGGGCTAACACTCAGTATAAGAACAATGCAGACGAAAATTTCATTCATGCTGTTTTGAATGTTTACGGACTAGATCCTGAAAAAGTAAAAGAGTACATAGCCATTTTGACAAATAGCGGAGTTGACATTAACGAAAAAAATATCGTTGGAACTACTCCACTTTTATGTGCCGTAAAAAGAAACAGAAAAGAACTAATCCCTTTTTTACTAGAAAACGGAGCAGATCCAAACGAAACTGACAACCTCAACAATACTGCTTTTTATTATGCTGTTGCTGAACAGTTTTCATTTGATATGTATGATGCCTTAACTTCAATTTCTTCTCCTAATTTTAATATTGTAAATAAAGACGGCCGAACTCTATTTACTAGTTTTATCAGTTCTGCTTCGGGTTCTGCAAGTGATATTTCATTCATAGAACGATTATTGTCTGATGGCGCCGATGTAAATTTCTGCGCTCAATATTACGGACAGCCTAAATCAGGAATTGATTTTATTGTCGAAAAGAAATCGGATATCTTAAAATCTGTTTTAGAAAATGTTTCTTTAGATATAAATGAACAAGACAATCAAGGAAACACCATTTTGCATAAAGTATGCGCTTATAATGTCAATTACGACGCAGAAATGGCAAAAGAAACGTATAGAAAAGTAAAACTGTTATTAGATCAAGGTGCAGATATTTCTATTACAAACGACAAAGACGAAACTGCTTTAATGCTTGCTTCTGGCGATAATCTGAAAATTAAAACAGTCGAACTTTTAATGAAACAATAA
- a CDS encoding peptidase U32 family protein gives MTINNTIELMAPAGDFESLQAALDNGCDSVYFGVEQLNMRARSTVNFTIDDLKEIANRCEAKKVRSYLTLNTIIYDHDLSVVKTLLTKAKEANITAVIASDQAVIAMARSIGMEVHISTQLNVTNIESIKFYSLFADTMVLSRELSLRQVKNITDQIEKEQIKGPNGNLVEIEIFGHGALCMAVSGKCYLSLHSHNSSANRGACKQNCRKKYTVIDQETGFEIELDNEYMMSPKDLCTLDFLDQVIDSGIKVLKIEGRGRAPEYVATVTKTYREAIDAYYEGAFSKEKTAEWMKALETVYNRGFWSGYYLGQELGEWSDIPGSAATQKKVYVGKGTHYFPKAEIGQFKIEAYDIKIGDKILVTGPSTGAQEMIIDEMFVNDAAGEKATKGDDCSFKLPFRIRMSDKLYKIVEA, from the coding sequence ATGACAATTAACAATACAATTGAACTCATGGCTCCAGCTGGAGATTTTGAGTCGCTTCAGGCTGCTTTAGATAATGGCTGTGATTCAGTATATTTTGGAGTTGAACAGCTTAATATGCGTGCGCGTTCAACGGTAAATTTTACAATTGACGATTTAAAAGAAATCGCCAATCGATGTGAAGCCAAAAAAGTTAGAAGCTATTTGACTTTAAATACCATTATTTACGATCACGATTTATCGGTTGTAAAAACATTATTGACGAAAGCTAAAGAGGCCAATATTACAGCTGTAATAGCTTCTGACCAAGCTGTAATAGCTATGGCAAGATCGATTGGAATGGAAGTTCATATTTCAACTCAGCTGAATGTGACGAATATTGAAAGCATTAAATTCTACAGTTTATTTGCAGATACAATGGTTTTAAGCCGAGAATTGAGTTTGCGTCAAGTAAAAAACATCACAGATCAAATTGAGAAAGAGCAGATAAAAGGACCGAATGGAAATCTAGTCGAAATCGAAATTTTTGGCCATGGAGCTTTGTGTATGGCGGTTTCAGGAAAATGTTATTTGAGCTTGCATTCGCATAATTCATCTGCAAATCGTGGCGCATGCAAACAAAACTGCCGAAAAAAATATACCGTTATCGATCAGGAAACAGGTTTTGAAATCGAATTGGATAACGAATATATGATGTCACCAAAAGATTTATGTACATTGGATTTCTTAGATCAGGTTATCGATTCTGGAATTAAGGTTTTGAAAATCGAAGGACGTGGCCGTGCACCAGAATATGTCGCAACGGTAACTAAAACTTATCGTGAAGCAATTGATGCTTACTATGAAGGTGCTTTTTCCAAAGAAAAAACTGCAGAATGGATGAAAGCCTTAGAAACCGTTTACAATCGCGGATTCTGGTCTGGATATTATCTAGGTCAGGAATTAGGTGAATGGAGTGATATTCCAGGATCTGCAGCGACTCAGAAAAAGGTTTATGTTGGAAAAGGAACACATTATTTCCCGAAAGCAGAAATAGGGCAATTTAAGATTGAAGCTTATGACATTAAAATTGGTGATAAAATTTTAGTAACGGGACCAAGTACAGGTGCACAGGAAATGATTATCGACGAAATGTTTGTGAATGATGCTGCTGGTGAAAAAGCCACAAAAGGAGATGATTGCAGTTTCAAATTGCCATTCAGAATCAGAATGTCGGACAAATTATATAAAATTGTTGAGGCATAA
- a CDS encoding polyphosphate kinase 2 family protein, which produces MSKNNKKKHKKEERDDNDLKKLTKKELLHRAKKFSEQYCVGDDKSFTLKGKPTSYAIENDNISVRKTLKMGVKALAAMQDILYAQDKWSVLIIFQAMDAAGKDGAIKHVMSGINPQGCQVSSFKGPSSEELDHDYLWRCQKHLPERGRIGIFNRSYYEEVLVVRVHEQILRAQKLPEKLITKDIWDNRFEDIRNFEKYLNRNGTVVIKFFLNVSKEEQKRRFIERVDNPDKNWKFSAADAKERGYWDDYMHAYEELIKNTSTKKSPWYVIPADDKSYARIAIASAIIHALDEMDLEYPKVSPEKIAELNEVKKALLEEKE; this is translated from the coding sequence ATGTCAAAAAATAACAAGAAAAAACACAAAAAAGAGGAAAGAGATGATAATGATTTAAAAAAATTAACTAAAAAGGAATTATTACATCGGGCAAAAAAATTTTCTGAGCAATATTGTGTTGGAGACGATAAGAGCTTCACATTAAAAGGTAAACCGACTTCTTATGCTATAGAAAATGACAATATCTCGGTTCGAAAAACATTAAAAATGGGAGTTAAGGCTCTAGCTGCCATGCAGGACATTTTGTATGCGCAAGATAAGTGGTCTGTTCTTATTATTTTTCAAGCTATGGATGCCGCTGGAAAAGATGGTGCTATAAAGCATGTAATGTCAGGAATAAATCCGCAGGGCTGTCAGGTTTCTTCTTTTAAAGGACCAAGCTCAGAAGAATTAGACCATGATTATTTATGGCGTTGTCAAAAACACCTTCCAGAAAGAGGAAGAATTGGAATTTTTAATCGTTCTTACTATGAAGAAGTCTTGGTGGTTCGTGTTCATGAACAAATATTGAGAGCGCAAAAACTTCCTGAGAAATTGATTACCAAAGACATTTGGGATAATCGTTTTGAAGACATTCGAAACTTTGAAAAATATCTGAACAGAAACGGAACAGTGGTCATTAAGTTTTTTCTAAATGTTTCTAAAGAAGAACAAAAGAGAAGATTTATTGAAAGAGTTGATAATCCTGATAAAAACTGGAAATTCAGTGCAGCCGATGCCAAAGAACGAGGCTATTGGGATGATTATATGCATGCGTATGAGGAATTAATTAAAAACACATCGACCAAAAAATCGCCTTGGTATGTAATTCCTGCCGATGATAAGTCTTATGCTCGAATTGCGATTGCTTCTGCAATTATTCATGCTTTAGACGAAATGGATTTGGAATATCCTAAAGTAAGTCCAGAGAAAATTGCAGAACTCAATGAGGTTAAGAAAGCATTGTTAGAAGAGAAAGAGTAA
- a CDS encoding ferredoxin has translation MVIVTLQRDKCIGCNYCVEMDPIHFQMSKKDGKSVLIHSQNAKGFFTLKSPNHAIVESCELAAKACPVKIITVKET, from the coding sequence ATGGTTATTGTAACTTTACAAAGAGATAAGTGCATTGGCTGTAATTACTGTGTCGAGATGGATCCGATTCATTTTCAAATGTCAAAAAAAGACGGAAAATCGGTTTTGATTCATTCGCAGAATGCAAAAGGATTTTTTACTCTAAAATCTCCGAATCATGCCATTGTGGAAAGCTGTGAATTGGCAGCAAAGGCTTGTCCAGTAAAGATTATTACGGTTAAGGAGACTTAG
- a CDS encoding efflux RND transporter periplasmic adaptor subunit, producing MNKIYSSAVLLCLLMISCKKETPPAPKPLEISVTTVLQQDVKLESEYTGQTFGQSDIQINPRVDGIIESMNFKEGSFVKKGQVLYTIDPLPYRAKLNEAQGVAAESQARLSKTKSDLDMITPLAKMNAVSQRELVSAKAAYNASLAQIKASDASVQNAKIELGYCQILAPISGLIGLSKVRVGDYVQPGPLSVLNTISDLGDVRVRFTISEQEFLRLFREFNKPNSPLKGSGASVTIKLSDGSTYPHNGKVSFADRQIDPSTGAITFEAAFPNPDKLLRPGQYVKLALLTDIRKEAIVIPQRAVIEIQGIYQVYVVGNDNKVQMQIVKPGPIVKNGYIIEDGLKPGDKIAMGGTSLLKNGSVITPKIVQWQLGDPETIVAK from the coding sequence ATGAACAAAATCTATTCCTCCGCAGTCTTACTATGTCTTTTAATGATTTCTTGCAAAAAAGAAACACCTCCAGCACCCAAACCACTAGAAATTTCAGTCACAACGGTTTTACAGCAAGATGTAAAATTAGAATCTGAATACACGGGGCAGACTTTTGGTCAATCTGATATACAAATTAACCCGCGAGTTGATGGTATAATTGAAAGTATGAACTTCAAAGAAGGAAGTTTTGTCAAGAAAGGACAGGTGCTTTATACAATTGACCCTTTACCATATAGAGCGAAACTTAACGAAGCACAGGGAGTTGCCGCAGAATCGCAGGCACGATTATCTAAAACCAAATCAGATTTGGATATGATTACTCCGTTGGCAAAAATGAATGCTGTCAGCCAAAGAGAATTGGTTTCGGCAAAAGCGGCATACAATGCTTCATTAGCACAGATTAAAGCATCTGACGCTTCGGTTCAAAATGCTAAAATCGAATTGGGTTACTGTCAAATTTTAGCACCAATTTCAGGATTAATTGGTTTGTCTAAAGTGAGAGTAGGCGATTATGTACAGCCTGGGCCTTTATCAGTTCTAAATACAATTTCTGATCTTGGCGATGTGAGAGTTCGATTTACAATAAGCGAACAGGAATTTTTGCGTCTTTTTAGAGAATTCAACAAACCAAATTCTCCTTTAAAAGGCTCTGGAGCAAGTGTTACCATAAAACTATCTGACGGTTCCACTTATCCGCATAACGGAAAAGTAAGTTTTGCCGACAGACAAATTGATCCTTCTACAGGAGCTATCACTTTTGAAGCCGCTTTTCCTAATCCAGATAAATTATTACGTCCTGGCCAATATGTAAAACTTGCTTTGCTTACTGATATTCGCAAAGAAGCAATCGTAATTCCGCAGCGCGCAGTTATTGAAATTCAAGGAATTTATCAAGTATATGTTGTAGGTAATGACAATAAAGTGCAAATGCAAATTGTAAAACCAGGCCCTATCGTTAAAAACGGTTATATTATTGAAGATGGATTAAAACCTGGCGACAAGATAGCCATGGGCGGTACTTCTTTATTGAAGAATGGAAGTGTCATTACCCCGAAAATCGTTCAATGGCAATTGGGCGATCCAGAAACTATAGTTGCAAAGTAA
- a CDS encoding rhodanese-related sulfurtransferase, with protein sequence MQLYNTLSAEERAIMIDDAGKQRLTLSFYAYAKIQDPQKFRNDLFLAWNALDALGRIYVASEGINAQMSIPAENLEAFRTTLEVYDFMKGIRLNEAVEHDDHSFLKLTIKVRHKIVADGLNDDTFDVTNIGVHLKAKEFNEILDDPNTIVVDFRNHYESEVGHFKNAITPDVETFRESLPIINEQLQDHKEDKNLVMYCTGGIRCEKASAYFKHQGFKNVYQLEGGIINYAKQLKEEGLESKFIGKNFVFDNRLGERITDDIISQCHQCGKPCDNHTNCENDGCHLLFIQCDECKAAMENCCSTECLDIIHMPLVDQVRLRTGKQVGNKVFRKGKSENLKFKHSGELPETALATAQKPADIRQKIKVKKVLLGKAEHYYVKAQVGQFTVENHELNSGDRILISGPTTGDQELILDKIIVNGAETQTAKVGDRVTFEVPFRIRLSDKVYKILD encoded by the coding sequence ATGCAACTGTATAACACTTTGAGCGCAGAAGAAAGAGCCATCATGATCGATGATGCAGGTAAACAACGACTAACGTTGTCTTTCTATGCGTATGCCAAAATTCAAGATCCACAAAAATTTCGTAACGACTTATTCCTAGCCTGGAATGCCCTTGATGCATTAGGCCGAATTTATGTTGCCAGCGAAGGAATAAATGCTCAAATGAGTATTCCTGCTGAAAATTTGGAGGCTTTTAGAACAACTCTTGAAGTATATGACTTCATGAAAGGCATTCGATTGAATGAAGCTGTAGAACACGATGATCATTCGTTTTTAAAATTAACGATTAAAGTTCGTCACAAAATCGTTGCCGACGGTTTAAACGATGATACTTTTGATGTAACCAATATAGGCGTTCACTTGAAAGCCAAAGAATTCAACGAAATCCTTGACGATCCAAACACGATTGTGGTTGATTTTAGAAATCATTACGAAAGTGAAGTAGGACATTTTAAAAACGCAATCACCCCAGATGTTGAAACATTTAGAGAGAGTTTGCCAATCATTAACGAACAGCTACAAGACCATAAAGAAGATAAAAATCTGGTAATGTATTGTACTGGAGGTATTCGTTGCGAAAAAGCAAGTGCTTACTTTAAACATCAAGGTTTCAAAAATGTGTATCAGTTAGAAGGCGGAATTATTAATTACGCTAAACAATTGAAAGAAGAAGGTTTAGAAAGTAAGTTCATTGGTAAAAACTTTGTATTTGATAATCGTCTAGGTGAAAGAATTACAGATGATATTATTTCGCAATGCCATCAATGCGGTAAACCTTGCGATAACCACACGAATTGCGAAAACGATGGTTGTCATTTATTATTTATTCAATGTGATGAATGTAAAGCGGCAATGGAAAACTGCTGTTCTACAGAATGCTTGGATATTATACACATGCCTTTAGTTGATCAAGTTCGTTTAAGAACTGGAAAACAAGTTGGAAACAAAGTATTCAGAAAAGGAAAATCTGAAAACTTGAAATTCAAACATTCAGGGGAATTGCCAGAAACTGCTTTGGCTACAGCGCAAAAGCCAGCAGATATCCGTCAGAAAATAAAAGTAAAAAAAGTACTTCTTGGGAAAGCAGAACACTATTACGTAAAAGCTCAAGTTGGACAATTTACTGTAGAAAATCACGAATTAAACAGTGGTGATAGAATCCTTATTTCTGGCCCAACAACTGGAGATCAAGAATTGATTTTAGACAAAATCATTGTTAATGGCGCAGAAACTCAAACTGCTAAAGTTGGTGATAGGGTTACTTTTGAGGTTCCTTTCAGAATTAGATTGTCTGATAAAGTATACAAGATTTTAGATTGA
- a CDS encoding SulP family inorganic anion transporter: MISKLLPSIDWIKNYEKQNFKRDFIAGVTLAAYGIPVSLAYATLAGLPPQYGIYGYLIGGIFYALLGSSKQLAIGPTSAISLLVGTTIAGMANGDVHRWSEIASLTALVFAGMAIVAYLLRLSGIINFISETVLVGFKAGAAITIGLTQLPKLFGVKGGGDNFMERIVILVHQIPDMNTAVFIFGIIAILILIIGEKIAPQFPVAIVIVILSIILISATSLQYAEFNTVGIIPTGLPEFHLPSLRIRDVEGVLPLAMACFLLSYIESVSAGRTLAQKNGYVIDPRQELLALGVANAAVSFGHGYPVAGGLSQSAVNDVAGAKTPLSLLFASAAIACCLLFLTGYLQNLPTVILAAIVLVAIRGLFDWKEMRHLYKINKQEFAVVMVALAGVLIWGILAGVLLATLVTLLLLLKAASKPHVAFLGRIPGTRIYTDLKRHPDNEIMENILIVRVESSIFYFNAEYIKERILEKIYSEQDALKTVILDLNSSPRIDIAGARFLKSLFIDLQKRNITLKIAEARSDVRDSLRAENFEILFGHISRSVSVDDLVQHAIQDNSK; this comes from the coding sequence ATGATTTCTAAGCTTTTACCCTCAATAGATTGGATTAAAAATTATGAAAAACAGAATTTCAAAAGAGATTTCATTGCAGGAGTAACTCTTGCCGCTTACGGAATTCCTGTTTCTCTTGCCTATGCAACTCTTGCAGGTTTGCCTCCTCAATATGGAATTTACGGATACCTCATTGGTGGCATATTTTATGCTTTGTTAGGATCCAGCAAACAGCTTGCAATTGGGCCGACATCTGCAATTTCTTTATTAGTCGGTACAACTATAGCTGGTATGGCAAATGGCGATGTACACCGTTGGTCTGAAATTGCCTCGCTTACGGCATTAGTATTTGCTGGAATGGCCATTGTTGCCTATTTGCTGAGGTTAAGTGGAATTATTAATTTTATTAGTGAAACCGTTCTGGTTGGATTCAAAGCAGGCGCGGCGATCACTATCGGTTTGACACAATTGCCGAAATTATTTGGAGTTAAAGGTGGCGGGGATAATTTCATGGAACGAATTGTTATTCTCGTTCATCAAATTCCAGACATGAATACAGCTGTTTTTATTTTTGGAATAATTGCTATTCTTATATTAATTATAGGAGAAAAAATAGCACCGCAGTTTCCAGTTGCAATAGTAATTGTCATTTTATCTATTATTCTTATTTCGGCTACATCATTACAATATGCCGAATTCAATACAGTTGGAATTATTCCGACTGGTCTTCCTGAATTTCATCTGCCTTCTCTGCGGATTCGAGATGTAGAGGGAGTTTTGCCACTTGCGATGGCTTGTTTTTTATTGTCTTATATCGAAAGCGTTTCTGCTGGCCGGACATTAGCACAAAAAAATGGATATGTTATCGATCCGCGTCAGGAACTTTTGGCACTTGGAGTTGCTAATGCTGCCGTTTCATTCGGACACGGTTATCCTGTTGCAGGCGGTTTGTCTCAATCTGCTGTAAACGATGTTGCAGGCGCCAAAACACCGTTGTCACTTTTATTTGCTTCAGCCGCAATTGCATGCTGTCTTTTGTTTTTGACGGGATATCTTCAGAATCTGCCAACTGTAATTCTGGCAGCGATAGTTTTAGTTGCCATTAGAGGTCTTTTTGATTGGAAAGAAATGAGACATCTTTATAAAATAAACAAGCAAGAATTTGCTGTAGTTATGGTTGCGCTTGCCGGAGTATTAATCTGGGGAATTCTCGCGGGAGTTTTGCTTGCAACACTCGTAACCTTGTTGCTTTTATTAAAAGCTGCTTCAAAACCTCATGTAGCTTTTTTAGGAAGAATTCCAGGAACAAGAATTTATACCGATTTGAAAAGACATCCTGACAATGAGATAATGGAAAACATATTGATTGTTAGGGTCGAATCTTCCATATTTTATTTCAATGCAGAATATATTAAAGAACGAATCTTGGAAAAAATCTATAGCGAACAGGATGCTCTAAAAACAGTAATATTAGACCTTAATTCTTCACCTCGCATTGATATTGCTGGGGCACGTTTTTTAAAAAGCCTTTTTATCGATTTACAAAAAAGAAATATTACTCTAAAAATTGCCGAAGCCCGCTCTGACGTTCGCGACAGCCTTCGGGCAGAAAATTTTGAAATTCTGTTTGGGCATATCAGTCGTTCTGTTTCTGTAGACGATTTAGTGCAACATGCTATACAAGACAATAGTAAGTAA
- a CDS encoding ankyrin repeat domain-containing protein gives MSFIVACENGNRKIAELLLQNKEVDVKYTDEKGRTAIHYAAHRGYLDIVKILHEEGADINYEDHQGETPLYFACLQKQKQTALYLLENGAEITKNDKYGNSLLHLVVQTAQIEIATKLLQAGTDVNLLNNNGETPLILASTKLNREIIQLLLDNGADINVTDKQGNTPLIYACYTKSIPMVTLLLDNGAEINHTNHSGENALLIACYETNRMLAKLLIERGSDVFTSSNNGYSPIWYACANNQKEIVALFLENGVDVNYSKPVASDTSSMNDYLDWIVSATNISNESTFTLNDSYTYGGESLLHVATKKGNLSMVKLLIEAGANINIQDESGNTPLHYSAANGKKDVVKYLLDNKADASIVNVKEQKAIDYSNVKGFNEITELILKYAPSGTVVTSINVPQEAPKTEASNSMEAKKKALLDLKELLDAGILTSEEFDAEKSKILKG, from the coding sequence ATGTCATTTATAGTTGCCTGCGAAAATGGGAACCGAAAAATAGCCGAATTGCTGCTTCAGAACAAAGAAGTAGACGTAAAATATACTGATGAAAAAGGAAGAACTGCAATTCATTATGCCGCGCACCGCGGTTATCTTGATATTGTAAAAATTCTACACGAAGAAGGTGCCGATATTAACTACGAAGATCATCAGGGAGAAACGCCTTTGTACTTTGCCTGTCTTCAAAAACAGAAACAAACTGCACTTTATCTTTTAGAAAATGGAGCAGAAATCACAAAGAATGATAAATACGGAAATAGTCTCCTACATTTAGTCGTTCAAACGGCTCAAATCGAAATCGCAACAAAGTTGCTTCAAGCCGGAACGGATGTTAATCTACTGAATAACAATGGAGAAACCCCTTTAATATTAGCTTCAACAAAATTAAACAGAGAAATTATCCAACTGCTTTTAGACAATGGAGCCGATATTAACGTAACCGATAAACAGGGAAATACGCCACTTATTTATGCTTGCTATACCAAATCGATTCCGATGGTGACTTTGCTCTTGGACAATGGCGCTGAGATAAACCACACTAATCATTCTGGCGAAAATGCGCTTTTAATTGCTTGCTACGAAACCAACAGAATGTTAGCTAAATTATTGATTGAAAGAGGATCAGATGTATTTACTTCAAGCAATAATGGATATTCTCCTATTTGGTACGCTTGCGCGAATAATCAAAAGGAGATTGTGGCCTTGTTTTTAGAAAACGGAGTTGATGTGAACTATAGCAAGCCCGTCGCCAGCGATACTTCATCTATGAATGATTATTTGGATTGGATTGTAAGCGCAACAAATATTTCAAATGAATCTACTTTTACCCTTAACGATTCTTATACTTATGGAGGTGAAAGCCTGTTGCACGTAGCTACCAAAAAAGGAAATTTAAGCATGGTGAAACTGCTTATTGAAGCTGGAGCAAACATTAACATTCAAGACGAATCTGGAAATACGCCTTTGCATTACAGTGCCGCTAATGGTAAGAAAGATGTTGTAAAATATTTATTAGACAACAAAGCCGATGCTTCAATCGTAAACGTAAAAGAACAAAAAGCGATTGATTACTCGAATGTAAAAGGCTTTAATGAAATTACAGAACTAATTCTGAAATACGCTCCGTCTGGAACTGTTGTAACCTCCATAAATGTTCCGCAAGAAGCACCAAAAACTGAAGCTTCAAATTCGATGGAAGCAAAGAAAAAGGCATTATTAGATTTAAAAGAACTTCTAGATGCTGGAATTTTGACTTCGGAAGAATTTGACGCTGAGAAAAGTAAAATATTAAAAGGATAA
- a CDS encoding XAC2610-related protein, which produces MKIKLLLFLIAQAYISNAQKAYMSNDFLKGYTLYFVKQTKNSEIKEYYKLTENQTKKTVLEYGAKEFSNSEPLKTAKITSFKSIAESNIRVLGDVNFDGRTDIIIFNNEKNEDEGCYTPQATAYIFINLANSFVLSNSISNLYYNSFCVRGGAFEIDAKNRRLITSSSGGAALHVCSYYSVSGLEAEEECTFEEDGYSFPFLKITGKKRKGNDFTPFSTLSVYEPNLDNVVSFDTKNGKGHIILFKYNAILYYAFRQNDEYKFVSFAHPSSPEKADKAGFKFRKQKTVYELEFNSGSIKYIIYESATDIGIKIYVNGKLSDWQGTSKKGSLSLLSNSSFKNMVKE; this is translated from the coding sequence ATGAAAATAAAGCTTCTCCTTTTTCTAATTGCACAGGCGTACATCTCAAATGCCCAGAAAGCTTATATGAGTAATGATTTTTTAAAAGGTTATACTTTATATTTTGTGAAACAAACTAAGAATTCAGAAATAAAAGAATATTATAAACTTACAGAGAATCAAACCAAGAAAACGGTACTCGAATATGGCGCTAAAGAATTTTCTAATTCAGAACCGCTAAAAACGGCTAAAATCACTTCTTTCAAAAGTATTGCTGAATCTAATATTCGAGTTTTAGGAGATGTCAACTTTGATGGACGTACCGACATTATCATTTTTAACAATGAGAAAAATGAAGATGAAGGTTGTTATACACCTCAGGCAACAGCATATATCTTTATTAATTTGGCAAATTCTTTTGTGCTAAGCAATAGTATTAGCAACTTATATTACAATTCCTTTTGTGTAAGAGGTGGCGCATTTGAAATTGACGCTAAAAACAGACGTCTTATAACCTCGAGTAGCGGTGGCGCAGCCCTTCATGTTTGTTCCTATTATAGCGTTTCTGGTTTGGAAGCTGAAGAAGAATGCACTTTTGAGGAAGATGGCTATTCTTTTCCTTTTTTAAAAATAACAGGCAAAAAACGAAAAGGTAATGATTTCACACCTTTTTCGACTTTATCTGTCTATGAACCAAACCTAGACAACGTAGTTTCTTTTGATACTAAAAATGGTAAGGGCCACATAATTCTATTTAAATATAATGCTATTTTGTACTATGCATTTCGACAAAATGATGAGTATAAGTTTGTTTCGTTTGCTCACCCATCAAGTCCTGAAAAAGCAGACAAAGCAGGATTTAAATTTCGAAAACAAAAGACAGTTTATGAATTGGAATTTAATAGTGGCAGCATAAAATATATAATTTATGAAAGCGCTACAGACATTGGAATCAAAATTTATGTAAACGGAAAACTATCTGATTGGCAAGGAACTTCTAAAAAAGGAAGTTTATCTTTATTATCAAATAGCAGTTTCAAAAATATGGTCAAAGAATAA